GCAAATCCAGCCTTTTCGTTCAGCTAGGTTTGTTGTAAATAAAGGTGAGGAAATCCACCAACCCGTTGCCTTTGTTTTAAACTGTAGGGTGCGGGACTTGTTGCGAGCTGGTGTCATGAAGGAGTCAGAGAAACCTTGCTGGTACGATGTTTGCGCTGCTTTCCCTCCAAAGTATGAGCCAGTCTACGCGCAACCGAAGGAGAGATTTGGTAAAGTGCAGGACCCGGTTCAGGAGATTTTCTACCAGGAGGACACGATTCGAGCGTACGTTCTGCTTGCATTTTGTTTAACAGCTGATGGTGTTGCAGGTGTTTAAAATGCCAGAAACACTGTGCCCGTCAGGATTCAGCATTGCAGAAAGAAGCTGTAAATGTTTTGGTCTGTGGTTTTTTTTGTCTGAACCAGAAAAGATTAGAGCTGTAATAAGTTTAATTGAACAATGAGGCAGGGAAAAGctcaggcaggagatacagaacAGAAAGCACTATGTGATGGAGTAGAAGATAAAAGTGATCAAGTGATCAAAGGGATGGTAGTAGCAGGAGGTCTTTCAGGTGCTGACCATCCAACACCTACATGGACTGACAGATTGTGAAACTGAATTCACTAATTTGGTATTTGGGGCTGATACCTAAAGTGACGACATAATCCATTGGTTTTCTGCAAAAATAAAAGGTGAAAGGAGATGGTATTAGGCCAAATAAAGGATCTAACGATGGGGCTGAGAGAAGCCATGCTTGGTGACAGCTGAGCCATTTCCAGCATCTCAGTTCTGCTTTCACCTTCTCTCATTTTACTTGGGGTTGCTGGTTGATCACTGTTCTCCGCTTCCCACTGTCAATTACTCATTTCTCATCCAATCCAGCTGCATTAATGTAATTGCCGGCACATCCTTCCATCTATTTTTGGTCATCCTCCTCcccttcagtctctcactgtctcactctctctgacaccaTTCAATCTCCACCTTGGTATTTCAGTGCTCCCGAAGTACAATGTAATGATGCTGGGTTAGAATACCACCCTACTGTACTGAGACCATAAGCAATAGgaacgggagtaggccattcagccccttgagcctgctccccagttcttccccataacccttcattccccaaTGGATCATTAGTCTATTTATCTCATTTatttggtggcacggtggttcagtggttggcactgctgcctcacagcgccagggacccaggtttgattcccacctcgagtgactgtctgtgtggagtttgcaccatctcctggtgtctgtgtgtgtttcctcctgcagtccaaagttatgcaggtcagggtgaattggctatgctaaatggcccatagagttgggtgcattagtcaggggtaaagtatagggtaggggaatgggtcagggtgggttactcttcagagggtcggtgtggacttgttgggccaaagggcctgtttccacactgtagggaatctaatctcagcctgaaatatacATAAGGTctctgcctccacagctctctgtggcaaggaattccaaagggtcggtgcattgagtataggagttgggatgtcgtgttgtggctgtacaggacattgtttggaCTACTTTTTGaatctgcattcagttctggtctccttcctatcgggaagatgttgtgaaacttgaaagggctcagaaaagacttacaaggatgttgccaggattggagggtttgagctatcgggagaggctgaacaggctggggctgttttccctggagcgtcggaggctgaggggcgaccttatagaggtttacaaaatcatgaggggcatggataggataaacagacaaggtcttttccccaaggtcgggagtccagaactagagggcatcggtttaaggtgagaggggaaagatttaaaagggagacctaagaggtaacattttcacgcagagggtagtgtgtgtatggaacgagctgccagagtaagtggtggaggcttgtgcaATTATAGCATttcaaaggcacctggatgggtatgtgaataggaagggtttggagggatatgggcgaaatgctggcaggtgggactagattaatttaggatatctggtcagcatggacgggttggaccaaagggtctgtttctgttctgtacatctgaGTCTGTCCTCTTTGGGAagaaactcttcctcatctcGGTGTTAAATTTCCACCCTTCATTGTGCCCTTTTGGTCCTACATGCTCCCATTTATTTCTAACTAGAGCTTATGTTTCCATACCAAACTCCTACCTCTCCCACAACTGATCCCAGATACTTAAATGTGCTCACTTCCTCCAGGTTGTCTTCAGTAATATTTACCCTGTCTCTCTGCCGATGGTAGGCTCCAGCTGACAGTCcatgttgtgaatctttggagtcCTGCCTTTCTCCCGTGTGTTCACCGTCCCCAGCACATAGCTCAATGTCATCTACACGTGATGTTGACCATGGCCCCTCCATTCCCGGCAGCTGCTAACTGCAGATACGGGAGCAGTGGTCTTGACTATAAGAGACAAGTTAAACAACGGTTGCTCCCTGAAGGAAGCAACCAACATCTGAGAGGAGTGCAGATAAAGATAAGTCCAGCTTAGTTCACCAGTGCaaacagaggggaaaaaaaatctctaaTCACATTGTATAGCTGGATCCGGTTTAATAAAGTTTAGCTGTGCTCTCATCAACCCAATATGTTCAGAGTGTTAATCTTTCTGATTCCCATGAAAGTTCCAAAGTGTTCTTTAATCACCAACTGATCTGGCAGGGCCAGGGTCTGCAGAACAGGGGAAGCTGAAAAGAAAAGTAACTGATTTGTAAAGAAATGGAGGCGTTTAAATAGTGTGTGAGGATGACCCTGTTCCCCTGGGTTGAGGAGTCCATTACAGGGGTTTAGATTTATAACAGGAGGGAAAGGGTTTGTGGGGAAGTGTCTTCGCCCAAAGCAAAGTGGAAGGAAGGTGGGTTTTGGCCTACTGTCTGAATGTGTGGTAGAAGTGAAAATTCTCAtcatatttaagaaatatttggctGTATATTGCAAAATACTGCAATTTAAAAGGCTATAGACTTGAGGTGGAATGTGGGATTAGACTGGACAGCTGTttattggtcagcacagacaccAAACCACCTCCTTCCTTCCTTTAAATTTCTACAAGTCTGCACTTTCACTGAAGGTTCTCCCCCAGCAGATGGTCTAAGAACACGCTGTGGCTGTGGGCGTGTTCAGATCTGTGTTCCTTTCTGCCCCAGCTCCCCTCAGAAAAGGCAGTCTTCAGTATCTCCCTGTCCCTGAGGCTGGGATATAGGGCGATCACAGCAGAGCAGGGGGGAAGATCAAAACTACGGTAATGGCTGAAGCAAACACCTTGCTGCACAAGGTCCCTCTGAAAACTGGGAGTTGGCTGGAGCCAAGCACTACAAAAACAACTTGTAATTGTATAGCACCTTTTCATTAAtaaaacatctcaaagcacttcacagaaaCATTCTAAAACAAAGCATGGCACCGAGCTGCTTGAGAGTACtggtcagatgaccaaaaagCTTACTCAGGGAGTGAGGCTTTaagaaagaggcagagaggtgTAGGGAGGGGAGTGCAAAGCTGTTAGCCCAGGCACAAACCGAAGCTGTGGTCACAATTGGGAAGGGCAATTAAAATTGGAGCTTCTGAAGAGGCCAGAGTTCAAGGAGCACAGAGATCCTGGAGATGCTTCCTTGGgctgaaggagattgcagagatgaggagatgaaAGACCagggaggaatttgaaaatattaGAATCCCAAATTAAATATTAGAACTAAAGATGCTGCTTCACCGGGATCCTTTGTAGGTCAGTGACCGCAGGGTAATAAATAAAAGGCATTTGCTGCAAGTTAAGACAAAGGTAGCAGATTTTTGGATGACTTCCAAGTTTCTGGGCAATGGAATGTGTGCAAGATCAGCCAGGAATACACAATGGTTGTCAGGTCCAGAAATATCCAAGGTACGAGTGAGGGCTTCTAAAAGCTGACAAGTCAAGAGGGAGTGAAATCGAATGATGTTACTGAAGTGAACCTCGCTGGTTTTCCTGATGGTGCAAGTCTGGGTTTGTGCAAATGTCATGATGTAAAACCAGGTCGTCCTcggtctcattgaatgatggacaaggtttgaggggctgaatgccctCTTCCTACTATTTGATACACATAAACTTGCTTCATTCTGCATTTTAATTGCAGGAAATTCTATGAGGTGTATGGGAATGGCCCAAGACCATTTGACCTCACACGATCCAATTTTGTTTCCACTTGTCAAAGGTAAGGAAGATCCTTATTTGTATTCCTAGCTTTCTCCTTGGCCCAGACCCAGCAGTTAATTATTGTCATTTATTAATTGGATGtgggcatttattacccatccctaattgcccttggtgACTTGCTGCAATCCATACCATATAGGGGGATGCACTATGCTGTAAGGATGACATAatggaacagtaatatatttccgagtcaggcagcatctgaggagcaggagaatcgacgtttcgagcataagtcctttgtcaggagtgaggcttgtgggccggggggggctgagagataaatgggaggggctaccttccccccccagccccaccccccccatttatctctcagcccaccccTAGATTACTCTAGTCAAGGCTGTTTCTGATCCCCtgaatctttaaaaataaaactagttACCAAATTAACTGAGTCCAGCTACATAAATAACTCAATAAGTTCAGTGCCCCAACCATTTGCCCATTGGgtagtttaaaataaatttgaggaTGTAGTGGGGTGGGGGTTGCTTTTCATTTGCAGGTATAATCGGATAGTGTTAACTGGAAGACCTATTTTGTACATCTGACTTCTAGTGCTGCTGATTGTAGACTGTGCAGGCATGGGATTATTACATTGCATTCTGTGTCAGGATTGTAATGATTGTGAGTAGTTATAGTTACACCTTTTTGTTCTGTTATTACACACTCCTGcagaaggtgggacttgaccccAGGCCTAGCACTGTGCTGCAAGAGCCGGCTCCTAGCACACCTGTACTGAAGCCCTTACTGTTTTTCCGATATTTTCCcccacttaagagtcatagagatgtgcagcacggaaacagacccttcggtccaacttgtccatgccaaccagatatcccaacccaatctagtcttacctgccagcacacggcccatatccctccaaatccttcctattcatatacccatccagatgcctcttaaatgtacctgcctcctccactccctctggcagctcatttcatacacgtatcaccctctttgtggaaaagttgccccttaggtctctattatatctatcccctctcacccgaaacctatggcctctagttctggactccccccaccccagggaaaagaccttgtctatttaccctatccatgcccttcatgattttataaacctctataaggtcactcagcctccgacgctccagggaaaacagccccagcctatttagcctctccctgtagctcgaatcctctaaccctggcaacatccttgtaaatcttttctgacccctttcaagtttcgcaacatctttccaataggaaggagaccagacttgcacgcaatattccaacagtggcctagccaatgtccaacatgacctcccaactcttgtactcaatactctgaccaataaaggaaagtataccaaacgccttcttcctaactacctgtgactccactttcaaggagctatgaacctgcactccaaggtctctttgttcaacaattaccaataagtgtataagtcctgccaaggtttgctttcccaaaatgcagcacttcgcatttatctaaattaaattccatctgccactcctcagcccattgactcatctgatcaagatctcgttgtaatctgaagtaaccctctttgctgtccactaacctccaattttggtgtcatttgcaaacttactatatttacctcttatgctctcatccaaatcatttatgtaaatgacgaaaagcagtggactccgcactgatccttgtggcactccactggtcacaggcctccagtctgaaaaacaaccctccaccaccaccctctgtcttctacctttgagccagttatgtatccaaatggcttgttctctctatattctgtgagatctaaccttgctaatcagtctcccatggggaacctgttgagcgccttactgaagtccatatagatcatgttcactgctctgccctcatcaatccttttcattactacttcaaaaaatcACACGTATAGTGAAACCAAACAAAAGACACTGTTGTGAATAGACTTTATTACacaattgaatatttacacaTACAGCCTGTTCAGGGCAAAGCTAACATCAAAAAAATGAAGGGGGGGTTTAGGTAAGGAGAGAGCGAGGGGAGTCGGGTggggggggaaataaagcactgaaTCTCCTGCAGTGCCAATCTCTCTCAAGGCATCGAGAGCACTGATGGACACTGCCTGCTCCCTCTGCAGTGACATCCAGGCTCGAACGTGACCACAGAAGAGGAGCAGGCAGTCGTCAGAGATGaccccctccaccacccactgcctggacctatttataGCCAAACTGGCCGGGCCAACGAGATTCTCCGACCTGCCTGCGCCCCTCGGCACCGGGTGTCCTAAGACCAGGAGCATGGGCTAAGGTGCAACCAAAAGCACGACAAAAGGTTTCTCTCATAACTGACAAGTGAATGCAAACGCCCACAGCCAATATGCATATGGTCCACGGGCACCACAGTACCACAAAACAAACGGTCAGGCTGGGAGCCTATGAACCGCTGCAATCTGTGGTTAAGGGACTGCTGtatgcaacaccctccaccccagatccccgatgGGAAGGAGGAAGACTCTGGTGTagacactcccccaccccagcagcAAATAAGTGTGCCAAGGTATGTGTAGTTACGCTTCTTAAAGGAACATATACATGGTATTGCAACACAAGAATTAAGAGTGGGACTAATGGATTACTCTTCAAAAGAGCCATCACagagctgatgggctgaatggttgtcTCCTGTGCTGCCCTGGTCTTTGTTACTGCACTTGTCTCCTGGACCAGCTCCCAAGTCAGCTGACCACGTTCATCCTCTCTTTGTCACATTTGTAAAGCCCTAGTTTATTAACATTTTCAGCTTTCTGGTAATTTATAAACTATCTTCACCCACAACTGAAATATCAAACTTGGTTTCCAAAAAGGTGTTCAGCCATTTCCAATCTAGGTAAATTCTGCCTGAACCCGGGATCAGCTGcacaaatcctgatgaagggcttatgcctgaaacgtcgattctcctgctcctcggatgctgcctgaccggctgtgcttttccagccccacactctcgactctgatctccagcatctgcagtcttcactttctctcagctGTACAAGTGTCCCAGGGTATTTTTtcccttctgtttttgttggatcCCTGCCTGAGGTCGGGAGCTCCACACCCTGTCTGACCTTCTCTCTCCTAGGTTTGTGGAAAAGTACCAGGAGCTCGAGGCACAAGGTGAAGTGGACGAAGAGAAGTTATTTGAGGCGACCAGCCGGGCACTGCTCATGGACGGAGTTGTGTTGCGAAGGAGAGGCCGAGCCGGAGTGAGTATCACCCAAATTTGTTTCCACCCTGAGTGTGTTGGTGGTTGGGTGTGGTAGCTTGGAAAGGAGAGATACTATctatctgtgaggagtttgcacatcctccccgtgtctgcgtgggtttcccctctcaatccaaaagtgtgcaggtttggtgaattggcctggggaaattgcccatagtgttcagggatgtgtaggtttggtgcattagtcagaggtaattGTAAAAGTAAcagggtgggagaatgggtctgggtgggatactcattggaaggtcggtgtgaacctgttgggccaaatggcttgtttccacattgtagggatttccGTGATTCTATCCAGTCGTCTTGACCAAAGATTTGGGAATCAAGCTTCACTCCACTGTCTTGAGCTGTAATCCAGACCCCTACCCCACCTCCCCACTCCCAGAAAAAAAAGTCTAAGGCGGCAGGAATGCTGCTATGTTGGAGCTGCTGAGTTAATCTGCGAAGCATCTCTCTGGCAGAACTGGCCCCTCTTCCACATTGGTTTATTCACTTTACGCAGTGCTGTATAAGTGCAGAGTAATGTCCCCTTCTACAGACCAGCTCCCTGCTACACGGAAATTAGTTAGTTTCAAGCAGTTGAACTGAATTAACCAAATGAGCCTGTGGGGACCTCTTAAGCATGCACTTTAACAAAAATCAAATCTCCAAATGAACCTGGTAAAATTTAAACTGAAGTTTGGTTGTGGGGTGCACGGCGTGCCCAGCACTGCCCACCAGTCACAGGAGACCTGGTGCACCAATGAAGACCATGTCCTCCTCATCCTCCTGGGGTCACCCAGGTATGAAAGGAGCTCAAGAAGAGAGGCAGGCCATCAGGCTGAATGACCAGCTCAGCTGCCCAGGGCATGGAC
The Chiloscyllium plagiosum isolate BGI_BamShark_2017 chromosome 28, ASM401019v2, whole genome shotgun sequence DNA segment above includes these coding regions:
- the mrps23 gene encoding 28S ribosomal protein S23, mitochondrial, yielding MAGSRLEKCGTIFTRVRDLLRAGVMKESEKPCWYDVCAAFPPKYEPVYAQPKERFGKVQDPVQEIFYQEDTIRAKFYEVYGNGPRPFDLTRSNFVSTCQRFVEKYQELEAQGEVDEEKLFEATSRALLMDGVVLRRRGRAGISGFASDDPQDSKTRNPVLDMKLQDLLKGMQEEQQEQTQEERQLQAQQETQSH